The Portunus trituberculatus isolate SZX2019 chromosome 27, ASM1759143v1, whole genome shotgun sequence DNA window GTCATGTATGATTCCATTCATATTGCCCCAGATAATGTGCTTGATTTTTTGGTAATGAGAAACAGATCAGAAGTTTTAATTTaagaagagagataattaatagtttggtttggtttgtgcTTAGAAATGAAAGGCAGATAAGCCATAAGTGATGCTGAAATAGAAATTATCAATTAATATGACAGTAGGTCATATTAAAAAGGTCTCCTTTTGAAGTATTGTAGTGCATGACTTCTAAATAGTGGTGAATTGAGATTAGAAATTAGATGTATTCCaccagaaaaacagaaaaaaaaaaaaaaatctatgaatTGGAATAAAGAGTAGACACATTGAATTCTTATAATGCATTTTCAACTTGTTTTTAGGTATTGATTTCTATACGTCAATGAATCAGTTGGAAGGACTAGAGAGTGAGGCTTCAAAAGTAATggcaatgatagtgatgatgatgaaatgccACCTTGaagttttcttatatattctttGTTATATGGTGCAGGTGACACCACAGATAGACCAGCTGATCCTCATAGACCGTTCAGTGGACCTCATCACACCCCTGGCGACACAGCTTACCTATGATGGACTTATTGATCAGTTCTTCACTATAAACAATTGTAAGTTTGTTGTCCTGCATAGCCATCTGTGttcattctattctctctctctctctctctctctctctctctctctctctctctctctctctctctctctctctctctctctctctctctctctctctctctctctctctctctctctctctctctctctctctctctctctctctctctcattactgtaACAAATATTTAGTTaatcttcttttatatataagTTCCATATATACCAGTTCCATGAGATAGATCATTGTTAAGCCTTTACTTATAACCATATATGTATTATTCTTTCtaatgctattgttattattctcaaaatgctgaaaatagtggtattaatggtgaaaaggaataatgatgataaagtgACTAGTGATGATGAATATTGATACACCAGTAAACTTACCacagtcatcattatcattacctcaTTTAACATCCACGTCCTCTCAGGCACAGTCAAATTACCTGGGGAGAAGTTTGCAGCACAGTCTAACTCAGACTCGGGGACGGTGGACAACACCTTCTCTGAGATCAAGACAATACAACTCAACTCCTCCGAGGAACTATATGCTGAGATCAGGGACTTCAACTTCTCAGCTGTGGGGCCTCGCTTGTCCCACCATGCCAAGTCAGTGGTCGCGCAGTACGAGGAAAGACACGCTGCAAAGACCATGGGAGAGCTGAAGCAGTTTGTACAGAAAATACCACAAATGGAGGCATATAAACAGAGTGTGGCCACCCGTAGGtccataaatgtgtgtgtgtgtgtgtgtgtgtgtgtgtgtgtgtgtgtgtgtgtgtatgcacttACTGAAAGAAATCAAATACTAGTATGAGATCATACATTTCCTGATGtctgaacaaataaaaatgtacAAATAAGTGATGCTTATTTTGCAGTTTGAGTACAGCTTCCTTCACATTTCACTTGCTTCCTTGTGTGGATTTGTAGAGAATGTCTTGTTGATTTATGTGTAAAAAGATGTATGGTAACAATATTTGCTGATATTTCATATGCTTCAAATATAATGCTTACAAAAATGTACATATTAGTGGAAATACTAATAGCCTGTGGACTTTTTTTGACAGACACGGCAATAGCAGAGTTGATCCAGGAAAGGATAACTCGAGGAATCTTTTGGCCAGCTCTTCAAATGGAGCAAGAATTTCTCAAGGGACTAGACACGGATAAAGTGAACCCTTTTGTGGAGCAGTGTATTGCTCAAAAGGAATCTCTTAATACTGTGAGTTAAAGTCACATGCATTTTAAGTTGATGAGTTATACTGCACTATCTTAACATTGAGTTTTAGTGGCTTTGTAGTACCAGAGAGAATGTTAAGTAATTCTGTGGTAATAGTATGTGGTCCCTCACTGTGGCTGGTGTACCTCCTGTGGTCTAGGTGCTGCGGCTGATCTGCCTGCAGTGCACTGTCAACAGTGGCCTCAAGCCAAGGGTGCTGGAGCACTACAAGCGGGACATCATCCACACGTATGGCTACCAACACTTCCTCACCCTGGAGAACCTGGAGAAGGCAGGCTTGCTGTACCCCCACCAGGGCCGCAGCACCTATGCTGTGGTGCGCAAGACTCTGCAGCTGACGGTGGATGATGTCAGCGAGCACGATCCCACGGACATGGCTTATGTTCATTCAGGGTGAGACTTTGAGATGACTGCTTGTCTTGTTGTATTTCCATGAGCCTCTTTGGTATAAATTAGTTAAGTAACTCAAACTGACATCTTTAATGGTTTGCTTTTACCCAAGTTACATTTTTGCCTGAATGATCCTAGTAATGCTCTTATATCCCCAATGGCTTGATATTACTTGCAGTACATTTTTGTATCATCAGGTATGCACCTTTAAGTTCTCGGCTGGTTGAGTTCCTGCAGGTGCCAGGCTGGCGTGCCATCACTGGGGTGCTGCAGGTGCTGCCAGGACCCACCCTCACTGAGACACAGCAGCTGCCCAGTGCCCTCAGGCAGAGACGTAAACATTAGCTCCATatgttattaatttatttcattatttattttttgactcCATTGATTGGCATGTTGGAGCTAAATTAAGGTTCTGAGTAAGTCCACTGTATGTAGAAACTTCCTGTGTGTGGAAACTTATACCACTGCAATACACAGACAACTCTGGACTAAGCCCCATGGACTGGCAGGGTATTTAGTATTATAATCAAGTAATCTGGTATTTTATAATCTTTTATCACAACATCATAATGTACAGTGAGCAGTTGTAAAACTTGTTTGAAAATCAATGCCTCTTTACCTTGAAATGTGATGAATTAACTCCTGATTTCTTCTGGTGCTATAGGAGGGTCTGGGGGGTCAGTGCAGAGTGGACTGGAGGGTGGCACAGCGCTGGTCTTCTTCATTGGAGGATGCACCTACTCAGAGATTGCTGCCttgcgttttctttcctcccggGTTGACCAAGGTAGGCTAGTGCTGGCTGAAGAATCATGCACTCAGACCAggctaacaagaaaaaaaaaaaaaaaaatggtttcatTAGAGTACCTACATATTTGGCTAGACAAAaactagacaaatttatggatagaGATAGTAGatgaatatatgtatacatgtgtTGCACTGGGACTGCCAATGTAGCACACTTGGCTCCTTTCAGCattctttatgttcttatgtaagagACCACAACAAAATCCTTCATACTTCCAGGTGGCCCTGAGTACATCATTGCCACCACCAAGATCATCAATGGTGACACTTTCTTGGAGTCAATCGCTGAGCCTTTGCCGACATAAGCCAAGAGAAGAGCACCTCCACATTATCTAGGAGCTGCATGGTCTAATGGTATGAGTAgaataaatatttaaaaatttACAAAGCCTTGTAGTAATGAGGAGATACACAGAATGAACCTGAAGTATGAATATCTTATTTCTCTAATGTTTCATGTGTTACTTTCCTTATTGATGTGATAATCTGACCCAAagttcactttctttcctcaggTTTATGGAAGTGAAATGAGGGACAGTGCCTGTGATATATTACCATACTATCTCCCTCTTCACTTTATTGGAGGGCTGCTGTTAGCCAAGGATAAGaattttctgtctttattctGAGGCTGTAAATAATTTAACTCCAAGTTTTTGTTAAAAGAATAGTACATTGTATTTTATTGGTTTGTGATTTGTAAGGTTTATGATCAGAGTATGTGCTGAGATTATAACAAGCAGCTGAAGTAAGAATTCAGTATGATATATAGTAAATTAATGAAGGTCTGAGGTTCACATAGGCTGTCATGTATATGtaggaaaattttaaaaaatgtgATTTAGAACACTGATTGAACTTATATAAGCAATCAGCAGTGAATCACTTTCATCCATCCTTATTTGTggttattcattcatattttgaATTATGAAATCACTCATCAGTTCAAGTTTACAGTGATGAATAAGGCTGGGAGTAAATAATTTGAGATTGCAATTGAATGTAGAGTTACTGAGAGAAGAGAGTAGTCTCAGTATCCAGAGGTGGTTTAgctctgtagagagagagagagagagagagagtgtgtggggagATGAATGGAGTCTTATATCATGACTGGAAACTCTCAGgaatagatagaataaataaataggtaattaAATGTGAAAATGCAGTTGTGGTTATGGTAAGATAGAGGGGAGGTATGGATGGATAGACGAGGTAAAGGAAGATGTGAATAGATTGATAATTATGAGGGATAATAGAGTTGGCAGGTGAGTAAGGGAGAAGGAGACAATGAAGGGTGAAGAGAGATATGTGTTATTTAGAGTACTCAAACCTTGGTgcttatgcatatatatatatatatatatatatatatatatatatatatatatatatatatatatatatatatatatatatatatatatatatatatcagcttGTAATTCTCCCTATAAATTTTATATGGTGGCATTTGTggagcaaaagaaagagagaaatggagttaTAAATACATTCCTTTTAAAATATGTTGTTTTAAGTCCacagatgaatgaaaaataaaagcaagatcTTTGTCAGGTGACGAAATTCTATCCCTTGAGTAAATAAGTAAGACAactgaaggaaaacacaaaagcaCTGTATAGCTTTAACAGAAGAaatgagtggaggaaggtatccaagaacaataacatgattcagagagccagcactcaaggttttttttttatatatatatatatatatatatatatatatatatatatatatatatatatatatatatatatatatatatatatatatatatatatatatatatatatatatatatatatatatatatatatatatatatatatatatatatatatatatatatatatatatatatatatatatatatatatatatatatatatatatatatatatatatatatatatatatatatatatatatatatatatatatatatatatatatatatatatatatatatatatataaacgtcaACCTGGCTGTTATTGTCATCTACACTTCCTGATTCATGAGTATTAGTTTAATTTTCTGGGTAAATTTCTTTGTTATGGCTTTGATCTAAATGGTGGGGTTGTGTAGTCTCCTTATTTCTCATAAACACCTCTGCAGTTTATTGGAGGCAGTGGACAAATGTGAAATACTACATTCACAATCCCATTCATGATAGTCTATAGATAACCATGATGTGTGAAAAATTGCAGGCTTTGGGACAGCATAAATCCATGTTATCTTGGTTTAAAGGTCATAACCCTGATATGTTTTCCTCATTCTATGAATAATCCTATCactgtttatatatatcttGGTATATCCAAGTGTAAGGAGATGGATATCTGCATTAGATTTAGGTAAACAAAAActataagaaaggaggaggaggaagaagaagagaaggagaaaatgaaataatactaTTAAGTGTTGCTACAACACATGGTAAGTAGGTCATATGAATGTGGTTCCGCTAGCTGTAGGTCCGATAAGGTTaacggaaagaagaggaagtgaaaaaattgttaattattattaaagaaaaagatgtaTAATTGAATataagcaatgagagagagagagagataggtgggACGTAAAAATGTCtgttaataataacaaaaaactacaaataatatcaatataaaTAATAAGCTATGgttaagacaacaaaatatgaaaacatacaGAAATGCCCGATGAGAAAGAACCAAGCAACACGCGTCGCTCAGTATCCGGATTCACGTTTTCCAATTCCTTCTAATGCGGGACACCGAAGAGGAAGGATGTGGCACAGTGGCTTCTCTTGTTGGTACACGTGGCCAGGATCTTGAATGAGGTAAGTATTCATACAGATATAGTATATTGATGTTATTACACGCTTTTGGGAGCATTAATGCAGAATATCAGTTTGTTGATTGGCGTTTTTTATCcccaggacaaaaaaaaaaaaaaaaaaaaaaaaattcagcttAGATCATATTTTCACACTGCATCACTACGGTAGATAGGTAGAAAGTCGATAGTGACTTATATGCACACCCGCTCCAGGTTGAACCTTTGTGTCAAGCTTGGGGTTTTTGTGCAGAGATCAACATGGATACGCTATGTTTGGCCTCTTGTGGGGCTCTTAACACGAATATCCATGACACGTTTCGTTAATGTTGACTCATTTGTTATTCCAGCAGTACAGGGTTTGGCAGTGTTAATCCGTATAGTATGCTAACCGCCGGTCTTTCTTTGCAGATGGCTGCTCTGTGGTTGGCTGGTGACGAGGAAGGATGCCCTGCTTATGACTAGTACAGTCCAGTAGTTGGCAAGAGGTCAGCCTTTGGCTAAAGACGGCTTGAGTTGAGGTAGGTGTTGCTTAGGGTAAAGTTAGTGACAGGTTCGTCTTCTAACACTTTCCactcacaactactactacaattttctAATGGtagagattatttatttattttattttattttatggatAAATATTGTGCTCTTGTAATTGAATTAAAGGTAAGACTACAACAGTTCCTTAGTTGCCAAATATTAGTTTTATATCCTTAGACTTATAACATTGGTCTGTTACCGACCTTCTAAGCCAAAATGCCTAATTAACTggcttttgacctccataaacccttcctaatgcaaataaaatgattaattatacccaaaaattatggtaaaaataTTGGTTActcagaaaaaatagataaataactaaaaaaccACAAGTCTCGACTTGCACCCTTTCGAATGTTTAATATATCGATTGATATTGGTTATCTCATTAATATTGCAGTCACATTACTAATCCACACGAATTCAGCCTAGATCATATTTTCACACTGCATCACTACGGTA harbors:
- the LOC123509499 gene encoding vacuolar protein sorting-associated protein 33A-like, which codes for MTGGKVDFALIREATRLELVKLLDGIPGTKAIVWDEKLAGPFSQVADYAFLRTHDVSKMYYINKNKLPLNNVAHIIFLSRAHTQIMDLINQQLRMEEALGGGKKDYHLWLVPRVSLLCEQRLEEYGVHGTFASIRELPLLLYRLDSDLISMELPMCYRDLHLGGDPTCLFLVAQALMTIQGVFGLIPNIYGKGAAAKQVYELMVRMRREMGGNEPQVTPQIDQLILIDRSVDLITPLATQLTYDGLIDQFFTINNCTVKLPGEKFAAQSNSDSGTVDNTFSEIKTIQLNSSEELYAEIRDFNFSAVGPRLSHHAKSVVAQYEERHAAKTMGELKQFVQKIPQMEAYKQSVATHTAIAELIQERITRGIFWPALQMEQEFLKGLDTDKVNPFVEQCIAQKESLNTVLRLICLQCTVNSGLKPRVLEHYKRDIIHTYGYQHFLTLENLEKAGLLYPHQGRSTYAVVRKTLQLTVDDVSEHDPTDMAYVHSGYAPLSSRLVEFLQVPGWRAITGVLQVLPGPTLTETQQLPSALRQRRGSGGSVQSGLEGGTALVFFIGGCTYSEIAALRFLSSRVDQGGPEYIIATTKIINGDTFLESIAEPLPT